A window of Ficedula albicollis isolate OC2 chromosome 19, FicAlb1.5, whole genome shotgun sequence genomic DNA:
cccccccccccccccccccccccccccccccccccccccccccccccccccccccccccccccccccccccccccccccccccccccccccccccccccccccccccccccccccccccccccccccccccccccccccccccccccccccccccccccccccccccccccccccccccccccccccccccccccccccccccccccccccccccccccccccccccccccccccccccccccccccccccccccccccccccccccccccccccccccccccccccccccccccccccccccccccccccccccccccccccccccccccccccccccccccccccccccccccccccccccccccccccccccccccccccccccccccccccccccccccccccccccccccccccccccccccccccccccccccccccccccccccccccccccccccccccccccccccccccccccccccccccccccccccccccccccccccccccccccccccccccccccccccccctttttttttNNNNNNNNNNNNNNNNNNNNNNNNNNNNNNNNNNNNNNNNNNNNNNNNNNNNNNNNNNNTGGCGGAGCACGGGCCCTTCGACGGGCTGCTGGGCTTCAGCCAGGGCGCGGCGCTGGCCGCCATGGTGTGCGCGCTGCGGGCCCGCGGCGACCCGCGCTTCCCGGTGGCTTTCGCCGTGCTGGTGGCCGCGTTCGCCAGCCGCGCCCCGGCACACGGACACTTCTACCGGGAGCCCATCGCCCTGCCCACGCTGCACGTCGTGGGCGACACGGACGCCGTCATCGCAGCGCctctcagcagggagctggccCGGTGCTTCGTGGAGCCCGTTGTCCTCACGCACCCCGGCGGGCACTTCATCCCCGCGGCCGCGGCGCAGAAGAAAGCTTACCTGGAATTCTTGGAACGCTTCTGCCCCCGGCAGGGCCAGGCCGAGCGCCCAGGGCCTGGGGAGGTTcgagaataaataaaaaagggcTCCGGTGAGCCACGTGCAGCCAGCCATCCTGTGAAACATCACTGTTGCCCTGCCTCCAGAGGGACCAGAGAACTGCTCACTGCACATTCTGCTCTTCAGTTCACCCAGGCCAGGCTAAACGGTTCTTTATCTCCctattttacagcttttttttacACATCTGgataaaatatatacatatatatgtatatacagtTATGTATATAACAATATGACATGTAACCTGCAAGTGTGGGGGTGTGACAGTGAGGGGGTTGAAGGCAGGAGGGTGACACTGCTTTGTGTGCAAGGTGCTTTCAGAGGCTCAAACACCTGCTCAAAATGAGAGTCGCTCAGCTCAGCCACAGGAAGtgtgtgcagagcacagagctgcagttttACACCCCAAAGACTCGTGGTTTTTAATATCTCTTAAGCCaagcttccagctgctctgggcctgGAAAACCCTCTCATccttggcagtgccagggctgatGTTTTGCTTCAGGAATGAAATTCCTGCTGGCTTGGTGTGCATATGTTGAATCTTCCCAGCACAAAGTGCCTCCATGAACAAGAAAAACTTGTCATTGTTCGTGGCTCTGCATTATCCAGAAGCACACGAAAATCTTTATTGCTGTAACAGTTGCAGGTGttctgcccagctcagcacagagcaccagTCTCAGGAGAGGAGTCCTAGCAGAGCTTCTCTAACCATGGCCTTCCTTGGGGGTGTAGAGTTGGTAAAAGAGGGAAATTGGgtgaaaaatgtgaatttccCCCCTGCTTGAGCAGCGGGGCAGCGCAGTGTCAGCTGTGTGAGGGCTGGagggcactgagctgctgggagcaggccTGGGAGCTGCCGTGGGTTAAACCAGCGCAGCAGGAGTGAGCAGATCTCAGCCCCATCAGTTTTTCCCCCCGGTTTGCAGATGGTGATGGTGGCAGGAGGATGTGGctgttcccctgcagcccagccctgctgtgctgctgccccgcggggctgggagggctcGGGCAGTGCTGGCCGTCTGTGCTCTCCACCTTGGCTGTGTCACATCTGCTGCGGAGGCGCGGGGTGTCTGCACCCATTGGTGACCATATCGGGGACACCAcgggctggggtttttttgggggctgcacccgcccccccccccccccccccccccccccccccccccccccccccccccccccccccccccccccccccccccccccccccccccccccccccccccccccccccccccccccccccccccccccccccccccccccccccccccccccccccccccccccccccccccccccccccccccccccccccccccccccccccccccccccccccccccccccccccccccccccccccccccccccccccccccccccccccccccccccccccccccccccccccccccccccccccccccccccccccccccccccccccccccccccccccccccccccccccccccccccccccccccccccccccccccccccccccccccccccccccccccccccccccccccccccccccccccccccccccgctcccgggcacagggaaggaaggggaagaagcCCAGGGTGCGGTGAGTGAGCAGCACGGTCCCAGCTCCCTCGGGTGGATCGGGGAGGGATGGGTGACCTGAAATGGGGTGCTGCAGTACCTACCCCTTTTCCTATAAAGATGGCTCCTGCTGGGTATCTGCTGTGCCGGtttaaatgaattaataaaaagagATAAACGCGACCTTTGTCCGCCGGAGGTGCCAGTGTGAGCAGCGGAGGGAGGTCCTGCTTGGTCCCGGGTGGTGGGAAGCGGCTCCCGCGGCTGTCACGGTGTGTCCAGAGCGGACGGAGGGTTTGCCATGGGAATCCTGCCCTCTCCCTCCTGTCTGCTGGCGAGATGCCCTCGGGCTGGTCCTTGCCTCTCTCGCAGATCCAGGTCTGTTCCTGGGATGCAGACACACTCCTTGGCTGCCCGCAGAGGTGAGCCTGGGGACGAGACTGGCTGATGTCCTTCCACCTTTCACTCAGCTTCATTCTGGGGAGTTCCCTCTTCCATCACCCAGTGTGGCCCAGGAGAGTTGGTTGTCTCCCCAAAACAGTGTGGGCTGGTTGCTGTTGCTGAACAGCGGGGTGATGCAGTGAGCCCAGGATCTGGGTGGCAGCTGTGTCACTTGCCTGGGACAAGAGGGCCCTGGGATCACCAGTGttagcagcagcactgggagcctgGGTGTTTTGGCAGGGGCCatgccacccctgtccccagatgTGCCAGTGCAGCCGTTGGAGCCACCTGTGTGGCCTCAGGGACAGGAAGGACACTGGCTGTGGCCCTGCTTGTGAGGAGCCTGCTGTGGGCATGAAGTCCAGGGCTCGGCCAGGCCAAGCTTTGCTGCCCCTTCACTAGGTGAGCAGAGCCCCCGGCCctctcccagtgtcccagggagggcaggaggagctgagatgctgccagtgctgctgcttccctgcaaaCTCCCAGCTGTTTTCCCACCTCTCCCCAGTTCCCCGCACCCCTtccccctgtgccactgccaccTCGAGGTCACTGCCACTGCCCATCCTGCCAGTCACCCACCCGGAGCACACAGGCACGGGTAGGGGTTCCTGTGGGCAGCGCTGGAAAAAGAGATGCCCCACCAAGCCTGACATCAGAGTTTGAGCCTTGCACATCTCACGCTGTtcctcctgtgtccctgccagcaggaCCTGCCACAGGCGTGGGGAGGGGGCACACCAGGAGGGGGATATGCTTCCCAGGTGGTTTTACAGCGAGGCTTGCCCCAAACTCACCAAGGTCCTGCCTGCAAAGTGGCAGTGGCACGGGCAGGGGACAGCCGGGACCATCGCTGGGCCCcgctgctggagcaggaccaAGCCTTTGGGAACAGCCCCCCCGTCCCTGCTCACTCACAGAAGCTTCCAGTTGTGGCTGAGTCACTCCTGCTGTagctccttctctctccttgtTTTGGATGGAAGTTTTCCATGGAAACCCACGCTGGGCcgggctgcaggctgggataAACACGGCTGAATCACAAAAGGCCGTTTCGCCAAGAGCTGTcagatggcagcagcagcatgtggGGCCAGTGGGCACCTGCCTGGCCTTTGGGGGGGCAACAGCAGcgcctctccctgcagcccccaccaGCTTTGCTGGCTCAGCCCCCCCAGGACCACCCTAAATTCCTACGGTGCCAGGATGCCACTTGGCAAAGCCAGGAGTGGGTGACAGGTTTTGTCTAGAAGTTTTCTGGGGCCACGTGCtttcccagggatgcacagggaaaTCCCATCTGGGAGAGTCCCCTGGGACCTTCGCTGCAGGCAGTGGGGGGCTCCACCCCAGTCCTCAGCCGCCGGGCTCATGGCTTGGAGATCCCAGGAGGACCCTTCCCACCCTCCTGGCCGTGCTCAGGGACACGCTGTGCAGCCGCTGGGTGCGTTGCCGAGGTGAGGCGGCGTTTGTGCCCCGCTGAGCACCATTCCACCGTGGAAGAGGCcgtggcaggggctgggatccTCCTTGGCACCACGTTCCTTCCCAGCAGCGTCGCGATCTCCGTGCTGAGgaggagcacaggagctggaCGGGCTCTGTCCCCCGGCGCTGACGGCTGGCCCTAGGCCCGGCGGCTTGGAAGCGCCGTTGGAAGACAAGTCCCAGTGTCAGGAATCCAGGATATTTTTAAGGACTCTGGAAGAAAAACTGATTCCAGGGTGTCAGCAGGAGAGACTTGGCCTTCAAAACAACAGCGCAGCTGGAATGTTCCCGGGCTGGAGCGTGGGGTCCAAGGGGCCACAGTGCTGCCCACGGGACATGTCCCCTCACCCAGGGGCACCCTGGAAGGGACGCTGATGGCACCACGGCCTGGACCTCACTGCGATGCTGGTGACGGGGCACAAACAAGGAGGTGTTTCCCGGGGTGTGGAGGGTGGGCTTTGTGGAAGTGGCAACTTTTCAGCATGGATGTGCTGGACACAGCTGTGGTTTTACCTGAAAATCCCCATCCTGGAGGTGTGAGGTGCTTGGCCCATCACCAACAGCAGcgatgggaaaagcaggagtcAAAGGGAACAAGCAAGAGATATGGCAGGGCACAGCGGGGACCTGCTAGCTCTGATCCTCCCCTTCCCGTGGCTCCCATGTCCCAGtgtggccctgctggcccctggGGACCTGGTGGTGGCCATGCCTGTCTgggtgagggcagagctgcctggtgcCTGACCCCATGGATGGGTCCTAATGCGTCTGCTCTGGAGAGGGAGAGTGTGGGCAGGGGACCCTGTGTGACCGCCACTTATCCCACAGGAGCCGTGTgctgcaggatcccaggacTGAAAGTTCTTGTTCAGGGACTCTCCCTGTTCATTTTGCCACTGCCACCCTCAGGCACTTGGGCCTGACCCTAcatcccctgtgtccctctgggATCAGGTACCTCCCTCCCCTGCGGGATGTGTGGGGTCACTGCAGCCCTTCCAGCCCactctctgcagggctctgagtCCCCGGTGCCCCCGCGAGGagccctccccccccccccccccccccccccccccccccccccccccccccccccccccccccccccccccccccccccccccccccccccccccccccccccccccccccccccccccccccccccccccccccccccccccccccccccccccccccccccccccccccccccccccccccccccccccccccccccccccccccccccccccccccccccccccccccccccccccccccccccccccccccccccccccccccccccccccccccccccccccccccccccccccccccccccccccccccccccccccccccccccccccccccccccccccccccccccccccccccccccccccccccccccccccccccccccccccccccccccccccccccccccccccccccccccccccccccccccccccccccccccccccccccccccccccccccccccccccccccccccccccccccccccccccccccccccccccccccccccccccccccccccccccccccccccccccccccccccccccccccccccccccccccccccccccccccccccccccccccccccccccccccccccccccccccccccccccccccccccccccccccccccccccccccccccccccccccccccccccccccc
This region includes:
- the OVCA2 gene encoding ovarian cancer-associated gene 2 protein; translation: AEHGPFDGLLGFSQGAALAAMVCALRARGDPRFPVAFAVLVAAFASRAPAHGHFYREPIALPTLHVVGDTDAVIAAPLSRELARCFVEPVVLTHPGGHFIPAAAAQKKAYLEFLERFCPRQGQAERPGPGEVRE